A window of Vibrio gazogenes genomic DNA:
TTGCCTGACTATTAATAGAGACACTGATCACCGGAATATCCCGGTGCGGAAACATATATTGCAGCGGAACCCATGCCCCATGATCCAATCCTTGGGTCTGGTCGAGCGCGACTGAAAAACCACGCTTCCGTAACAGTTCACCGGCCTTTTGCGCTAAATCAGGTGCACCGTGAGCGGGATATTCAACCGCATAAAGGGGTTGAGGGAAACCGTAAAAATCATGAATCGTCCCCAATGTTTGACCACTGGTAATTATCACCGGACCCGCCACATCGAAATGTGCTGAGAAAATGACAATCGCCTCAGGCTTCGGAATCGTCTGACCCATCCGTTTAAAAAACGCCGTTGTCTCGGATTGCTCCACTATCATCATTGGTGAACCATGGGACACAAACAGTGTCGGCATCAGCACGTTATTCATAACAACCTCTCTTAACCCGTGACTTCATCAGATACCTTCAATATACCGATCAACTTATTTATGATAAAACCCTTATTTATTGAATGATTAACAACATGTTGTTGTTAATTGACCAGACAGCGCTCCTGTTCCCCCAGATATACTTACCTACCGATTTATGGTAAAAACAGGCCATTCACTCATTCGCGATATCATGCTATGAATAAACTTCTGATGATGAAGGCGTTTACTTCCGTCGTAACTGAAGGCAGTTTTCATAAAGCCGCTGACCGGATGAACCTATCCCCCCAGCTCGTCAGTAAGTACGTCTCTCAGCTAGAATCCGATCTGAAAACCCGGTTACTGACCCGCACAACCCGCAAAATAAATCTTACGGAAGCCGGCCACATCTACCTGCAACGATGTCAGCAGGTGCTGCTGGATATTGAAGAAATGGAAAGCTCCCTGACCGACCTGCAAAATCAGGTCACGGGAACGCTCAATATCAGTGCACCGATGTCTTTCGGGATTCACCATCTGTCAGAACCGATTGCTGAATTTCAGTCACGCTATCCATCGGTCAACATTCAGCTTTTTCTGACCGATCAAAAAGTCAATTTACTGGAAGCCAATGTTGATATCGCTCTGCGCATCGGCAACCTGAAAAACTCGTCTTTGATCGGACGTAAAATTGCACCGATCCGCATGGTCACCTGTGCTTCACCACAATATCTGGCTGAGCATGGCGAACCGAAGACAGCAGAAGACCTGAGTCAGCACCGATATCTTCGTTATAGCTATTCAGAAGGTAGAGAAATCACTGCATCATGGGGAGAGCATTCACCATTTAGTGAGCAGAATACGCATCTGGTCAGCAATAATGGCGATATTCTGATCAACGCTGCCATACGGCATCAGGGAATTGCGATTCAACCGACATTCCTGACTTACAACGCTGTGGCTCGGGGTGAACTGGTCGTACTCGAGCAGTTCCCTCTCCAGATGATGGGATTATATGCGGTTTATCCAAATCGCCAGTTTCTGGCCAGCAAAATTCGTCATTTCATTGATTTTATCAGTGGTTACTATGGCGAACTGCCCTACTGGGACAAACCGCGTGACAGTCATCCGTCATACACGACCACGGTTGAACAGTGATCGTCCTTCCCATGCGATCACACAAACTCAATTTGCATCCACCTCTCCAGAGACAAGCCCGGCGTAAAATGACACTCGTGTATACATTGTTAAAAGAGACTTCTTTTTTTCCTTAGGCAAGTTTATGATATGCGTGCCGTATTGATTGAATCTGAGCATTCATTGTCTGTACGGTATTTATAATATTCTCAGGGCGGGGCGGAATTCCCCACCGGTGGTAGGTCAGACATGAGTCTGACGAGCCCACGAGCGCCTGATATGTATTCATATCAGGGTCAAGCAGATCTGGTTCCAAGCCAGAGCCGACGGTTATAGTCCGGATGAGAGAGAATTAAATATGGTCACAACGCTTTCCTGTATCGGGTTTCCGGCTGGGGGAAAGTGGTGTCTGTGATTTATATCCCTCATATCTTTGCCCTGATTCTGGTAAAACAAATACATAGAGGTAACCATGAATCAGTTAAATTTACTCGCCGAATTCGGTGACCCGATACATCGCGTCGAAACCGCATTACAAGCA
This region includes:
- a CDS encoding LysR family transcriptional regulator, with the protein product MNKLLMMKAFTSVVTEGSFHKAADRMNLSPQLVSKYVSQLESDLKTRLLTRTTRKINLTEAGHIYLQRCQQVLLDIEEMESSLTDLQNQVTGTLNISAPMSFGIHHLSEPIAEFQSRYPSVNIQLFLTDQKVNLLEANVDIALRIGNLKNSSLIGRKIAPIRMVTCASPQYLAEHGEPKTAEDLSQHRYLRYSYSEGREITASWGEHSPFSEQNTHLVSNNGDILINAAIRHQGIAIQPTFLTYNAVARGELVVLEQFPLQMMGLYAVYPNRQFLASKIRHFIDFISGYYGELPYWDKPRDSHPSYTTTVEQ
- a CDS encoding dioxygenase family protein; this encodes MNNVLMPTLFVSHGSPMMIVEQSETTAFFKRMGQTIPKPEAIVIFSAHFDVAGPVIITSGQTLGTIHDFYGFPQPLYAVEYPAHGAPDLAQKAGELLRKRGFSVALDQTQGLDHGAWVPLQYMFPHRDIPVISVSINSQASAQTHYELGQALSPLRREGVLFIGSGGISHNLRAVFSQASDPESIHKMQAFTDWIAEKVELRDVDAINHYLQAAPHALFNHPTPDHFLPLPCILGTSDTSENGKVLHRSVDMGLLALDAYGFGLTA